A segment of the Necator americanus strain Aroian chromosome IV, whole genome shotgun sequence genome:
TTAATGCTGAAGAGAATcaattttgaatgttttgttGAAAGTTTCCTTCACTTCCCATGCTCCTATCAGGTATAAGTAGTTAAAAGTACAATCTGTGCAGTTTTTGCACTCTCTgtgaaaattcctttttttcttcttcctacaTGTTACCGTGTCGAACATTTAGTTTTAAGTATTTCGTGTATCGGACATTTTTACACTTTACCCTCTAATCAATAGGCAAGAAATATTACAGTTTCTGATTGGACTTGGTGGGAGTTATTCATACTTTTATTTGTGTACGTATAGGTGAGGGTGAGGGTGAGTGACACTTGCAAAGTCGATCGATGGTGACTTTTGGCACTTTGTGCGTGCGAGTATATGTGCAAGAGAGAGAAATACGAGGTTAGCGATGGCGTGATGGCGGGCAGGAGAGAGAGCCGAAGAAAATTCGGCGGTGAAGCGGGCGGCCGGAAACTTCTCCGTCTGATCGTTCGTTTATTTTATGCATTTCGGCGCTGGGCGCGACCATTTCAAACGGCATTAAGATGGTCCTTTTTGTTATCGCATGGCAATCTTCTAGCGGAAACTGAGACGATCCCGGAGATAACATCTTTTAGTTTCACCGATTTCTATGCTCCAAAGCAAATCTTCACCGACAAGTTGAAGTGCTCTGGACGAGTCCTTCTCCGATCTTTTCAGGATCTTTTCAGCCTTACATCTTTCTAGCTGAGGATATTTTTTCTAAGGAAATATTACTCCTACCATTATTTTACTCTTCGAGACCGTCGCTGAGGATATCTGGTTGCCGCTGCCATTCATTGTAATCTTTGGTGTCCACTTACGCTGTGATCGCAGTTTAGCGCTAcacgttgaaaaaagaaaagatagatTTTGCGTTTCAGTCGCGGATTTCTTTCTACTATTGGGTCATCCCATTAATTTTGGAGTATTCCATGTGACCTTAgaactctttctttctctctgactctgtctctttctctttctgtttctctttctgtttctttctttcttgaaggCAATATACCACGAAATTAACAGCGTTGGGATCTCTCTACGAAAACACAGGGCTCAGTGTGTTGATCACGAGTACGAGAGCGATCTCAATCCTCCCTAGTTCTCCTGAGAACCGCGTGGGAAATGGCCTTGTCGaccaaattttcctacgaaacaCCTAGCAACTACCTCATCTATGCGAGCGGTAAGGACAACGTCGGCAAATTGATTCCTTGTTCGCTCGCAAAAGCTGCACATATATGTCTGTTCTTGCGTGCATGGCATGTTGTTAGATGTCTTGTAAGGAAATTCGATCGACAACGCCttttcccacgtcgtttttcaggaaaattaggGGGAGTTGTGTATGCATATGCTAAAACTACTTCTCTAAGCCTATCATTTTGTAGAAGGATTTCTATGCCATCAATTTTGTGTTCTTTTGTCCTTGAATTGATACAGGCAACTTTGACCCCAGTTTcaataaagagaaaatgaatttctttgtgttctggtgaaaatccaaagaaattcCTTATTTGAGAAAGAACTGTCAAGTAGGTGGGCCTGCTTGTCGTATTTTAGGGATTTCACTGATGCTGTTTTCGTAGTACGCATGCATATGTAGGTTtttaacaacaataaacaacaacagcaaacaTAGAAGTGAACTTTTGAACCGTTTATATCTATACGAACATTCGATGCTTTTACCACAgacacattttttgaaagtacGGTGCtcatgtgaaagaaaaacagattaTTTCAAGACAATCTAATAAATGAAGAGGATATTAGTGGAAGAAACCATGGCTGATGCGATTAAGATTTTGTTTACTCAAAGAATGGAATGAAGAGCAAAATGTTTGTCtaatgttttgtttcaaataatctaggagtaaataaataactgcTAGGCCCTCCAATTCGAGGATTACCACTTGAACAGCgaatcattttcttcatctgtcattttcttttttttaaagtttagcTCAAAATTCTCATTGTTTCGTCCTACTTTCGCTTTATACAAATCCTTCTTTGACGAAATTACATTGTTGCTCgcaaatagaagaataaatcGAACGAAACCTACACATTCTTTTACGAATGAGTTCTCAAGTGGACTTTTCTATAACGTCATGCGAGGAAATTTGCTCCTcatggtaaaaaaaaggttgggCGGCCATATTGGCCGCAAATATTGCTTATCTATCCATGGGAATCGACCGCAATCGTCTTAAAGTACCGTCGCTATGGCGGTTTGCAGATTTCGGTGCTAAACAGTCAATTTTTGCTCCAATTCAAACGAACAACTTCAAAATCGCAGGATCACTTTGGTTTTCGCTTTCTATCTGTTTACTTTTTAGTTATCGAATTCTTTTGTGTTTCTTGTGCAAgtttctcttcttgaaactttaatttcttcatttcctgaTCTTTAATGCAAGAAACCTGGTAAAATCCGGcctttatttattacactAGTTTCGTTTCACTTGTCGTGTTTTCTCTGGAATGATTGAGTTCAGTTTTCATTGATCATTGATCAGTATCTTTCCTTTTGGATATTACTTCTTGTGTGGAAGTTGTTCCTTCCGACCTTTTTGACTcctctgacttttttttctgttgtgaaATCACGAGTCAAGTTCTGTTTGTCTGTTTTTCCCCGAAAagtgtctgtgtatgtgtttttTCCTGCGtactttgttttctctttattaTGAACTTTTCACGGTTTAACGATTACCTTATCACTCCCTACAAATATAGGTCCATTTGCTTGAACCACCTTCTATAAGGTGGTGTTTCTGCTATCACTACGATCGTTGTCGTTATCTGTGTGTCTGCGGAAAAATCGCTTAGTAGGTGAATAGAATGGCGCCACTCCTcatacgttctttttttcgcgtaCATTTAGTTTCCTAAAACTGCTCTCGTGCGAATATAATGCGTTCTGGACTGTTCTCAGATTGTAAAAAGTCCTTCCGTCTATCGATTTCGTACAGTAAACTTCAAAACTTTACGGGTATTGTTTAAGGAACAATGGAGCACCCTCTGGTGCAACGTTTAACGGACGTCAAATTCGACACCAGACGTTTCCTTTCACTTGTCACTCATGGTGGAAAGAATTTTCCCGATAAGGAGGGTCGAAAATGGGTTGCAGATCATTTTGACATAACCATACAGGTATGTTTTACTGAAATTATTTGGTTacttttgctacttttttcactgaaaCAACGCAATCCTTAATTCAATTTTGACTGTATTGGTGCTCCAACAATTAGATCTAGAAATGTTTGCTGTACTGTTTTAAAATTGTTGCATATTGGAAACTGTCAAAAACAaactttcaaaacaaacaaactggAATCGTTGACAATTTTATTACGCTTTCTCTGACAATCTTCGGCCCCaacataatttttcaaaagcgtCGCCGCCACTTCGGggcgaggaaaaaagaaattaacagAACCTAAATCTTAGGAAAATTGACCGCATTAATAAGCAAGTTATGGAAGCGATGTCATGATATGAAActcatcatttcaaaaatcatcatcatcgtaAGTTTGGCCTTTTTTCGAGGTAGTGCTCAGCATTTTTCTGCGCACCCCTTTGTTTGATCCATTAATGCAAGTGGGTCCAAATTGTACAAGATAGCAAATTTTGGCATTACTCAGTACAGAAATGAAGCGAATCTGCTGGAATATCAGCTCACTTCTATTCCTGCGCGTAAGTGCAGAGTTGCAAAGAAAACTTAGTTCTGTAACGTAACCCATAAATTTTAGTTGCTGTGTAAAGTGGGTTTTGTGTTTGATCACATCGAAAAACCCGTAGCGCACGAAATATCGACCTTGTATTGAAAAGAGGTTTTGGGTGTAAGTTACCGAATATTCCCGAACCATctataagaaatttttgtacCTTAATTTGTAAAAGTTTTCATAGGCAAAATATAGGTCTCAGATCTTCTTTGCAACTCAtacatttctttgctttttataCAGCCTTTTGCTGATGACAATGAGATAACTACATAGAACAGTACCTTCTCATTTATACTGGCTAGAAATTatgtttttaataatttatttacattcactctagcgaaaatttgcaaaagatATActcaattaataattatttatcctaatttttcaaaaagaccaTAAACTGATGTCTTTATTACGCAGTACTTAACATGCTCAAAGTTTATATGCTGCTTTTTTCAGCTGTCCATCTTGTACGTTGTCGTCGTATTTGGTCTGAGGCACATTATGCGAAAGAGAGAACCATTTTCGTTGTTCGTTCCTCTTAATATATGGAATTTTACCCTTGCAGTGTTCTCAATTATTGGAACAATCAAACTCACCCCAGAATTCTGGAACACTTTGTTCGATAAAGGACTGCAAAGTGAGTTATCTTTGTTTTCGTCTATGCTTATCTAAAACTAACCTGCTTACTAGGTATTAGCTGATAAAACCGCGTTGAAAGGTGTTGCGCCGCAAAGTCCAAGGTCGACTTTGCTCGTTCTGTTATCTGGTTTTTGCATTGTCACGACAAACGATTCCACATTACTGTTCTTAACGCGAGATGATGAGGGATGAGTCGGATTTTGACCAGATCGTAGctgaaaatattccaaaacACTTCCGAAAGAATCATGTTCCTTATGGGACATTAGTGTTCTCATAGTGAAACGGTGCCAAGAAATCTTTTTACATGAAAGGATCTTTCAAATCTCCCAAAATTCCAAAGTTGGTTTCTTTTATTGATCCCTCAACGGAAGTTTTTCTCTCGTGCTTATTATACTCTTCATGGAAAATATGGTAGTTCCGAGTCTGTCAAGAGAAGCCGTTCCAAACTGGATGGCTCTGTTACTTGTGGCAGTCTCTCTGAACTCTAATTCTACCTCTGatttcttaacaaaaaaacCTTCGTAAAAAGCATTCATAGCATGATTTACTCCCTACGGTTTGAATGATTATCGATCGCGGTTACGTCCTCAAATTTGGAGTCTCCCTCCGTAGACAGGGGTTGGGTAAACCGGAACATTTTGGTTCAACATCCTAGCATGTACACCTCATTGGAAGTCCATTCGAACGGACTTCCTCTCAAGTGCCTTCACATTGAACTCGCGTATTGTTGTTACCCTCCTAAGTAAGGAGAGTCATCAGTaagtaaaatttaaagaaaagattatTATAACTCTGAACTGAGCCATCCAGTATGTTATCGTACCATCTCTTTAACTTGGTTGCTTTCTTTTATGGTTTGATGTTCTGCACtttcatgttctttttttttcagattcttaCTGCTACGCTTATGACTTCACCAAAGGTGATAATGGATATTGGGTATTTCTGTTCATTGTATCCAAGATTTTCGAACTTGTAGACACCGTCTTCATTGTTTTACGGAAGAGACCACTCATGTTTCTTCATTGGTGAGGGTTTACCTTTTCGCttattattttagattttctttATGTTAACACAATAGTGTATAAGATAACATTTACATTATTTCGGTTTACaaatcgaaataaataaagcaacTGGCTCTGGAGAAATGTGCCACGCTTGAGCCCTTTTTCGCGATATTTTGATTCTAAATTGTCGAGTACAATTTCTGACAACTCATTTGATGTTAAGTCTTACTTTGTTTCTATTCTCATTTAAATTTCGTTTGGAACGTTAAATGATAAATTAGCCAGCAAAGACAGCTCCTCCTCAGGTACCATCACATCCTTACTGCTGTCTATGCCTTCTACTCTCACCCTCACACTCCTGGTTTCAATCGATATGGAATATATCTCAACTTTACCGTACACGCTTTTATGTACAGGTAAGATCTTTTATGGTGTTTCCTGAAGTTTCGAGTTCCCACTGATTGTTCTGTCTCAGGTTTCATAACTCTTTTTGACAACTGTGTTTCCAGTTATTACTTCTTGCGTTCGATGAAGATCAGTCTGCCTGGGTTAGGCACCATCGCGAAGTTCATCACCACTTTGCAGATCTTCCAGTTCGTCGTTTCCTGCGCCATTTTAGTCCATATTGGTTATCTCGTAAATATTGCTGGGGTAAGTTAGGTGATATATCTAGGAATAAGTCACCTTTCTGAAATAgtaaatcttcgaaaaaatagattttattgCATGCACACCTTTTGTAATTTTGCTTTTCAGATTCCATGCGATTTCGACAGCAATATCTTTGTATTGGCAATGTTCATGGACACTACCTACCTGATTCTCttcatcaatttcttcctgCAGTCTTACGTATTGCGTGGCGGCAAAGACAAATATAAGTCTGTGCCAGCagattcgaagaagaaaagataaaatcacTAACGGGTTCCTTTTAGTTCTACTAATTAATACAAGTACATTCAGGTGGTATCAGCATAGCGCACACTTATTATGATttgttttcagtatttttattgttttatcaATTTTATGGCGCTTAAGCGAAGATCTGACCATGTCCTATCATTCCCACCACATCACGTCTAATGTTGTTCTCCAAGTCGCTATGCTTACTTTGATTCGTTCGTTTTAAATAAAGATTTAATTCACTACAGAAGGAATATCGCGCTTGTTATTAAGGGGAGCCGAAACTTTCTTAGTGTTACATCTTTGCCACTATCGAAACGTAGTTTCCAAAGAGTTTATCTTGTTTTTAGGAAACAACTCTTTAAACCACTAGTTAGAGCTCATCTTATTAAGGCGGCTTTTCAAACCTGTACTAGTAACGAAGTCCTTCTTACAAGGTGTCATTTCGACAATTCTATTTTTGTAGAGAATTCCTTCGTTAGCAAACGGTTGCCTGTTATGCTCCTGAAGTCTGCTTCTTGGGTTGTAGGGATCTATCGCGTGTTATCAATGATATTTAGGAACTGCATTTCAAACTTATCTGGTCCTTGAGAGAAGGAACATCGAGATTTTCGTAGATTATTGCCTCTAAGTTTAAAATTGGCCGTGAAATTAAGTGAAGGGAGTGTGAGCGGCACCATATcgatatgaatatgaaaacaaCGAGACCGTATTGAGGGCTCACAGATAAAAAGGAAGACTATTTCGATATAGGCGGATCAAAACGAGCTGAAGCTTCGTGCCGTTGCGTAGGTGACCACGCACGAAACGGCGCAGTGGTGTCAGCTGCTaaaatcgatgtgggaccttAGCTTCCTCTACTAAGATCACGGAGGTGAGTGGAGTTAGCGAAGGTCGCATCTTGATCGTAACTAATGGTAtcgttttgattcgactatTTACTTTGACTGTGTCAAAACGACTGTGCGATTCCTCAACTCCCGAGAGTGTAATTAACAaatttaaaagagaagaacgCTACATTTTCTCCTGCATTGTTCGCTTTATTAGAAAATCTCATGGAAGCGGTATCTGGCGTTTTTCGTAGAAATTATGATTTGTTCTTCGGAAACCTTAGTAACTTTTGCGGTAAACGCTaggataataaataagtagctAGGAAAAGCTACATACTACTGAGTAGCCCTGGCCACCGAGTTGATCTTTTATTCTGTACACCATTCCAGAACTGAGGGACGTTTCAAAGGCAACAGACGACGAATCTGGCGctgtgagggaatccacggggAAAAGTTA
Coding sequences within it:
- a CDS encoding hypothetical protein (NECATOR_CHRIV.G16604.T1); amino-acid sequence: MEHPLVQRLTDVKFDTRRFLSLVTHGGKNFPDKEGRKWVADHFDITIQLSILYVVVVFGLRHIMRKREPFSLFVPLNIWNFTLAVFSIIGTIKLTPEFWNTLFDKGLQNSYCYAYDFTKGDNGYWVFLFIVSKIFELVDTVFIVLRKRPLMFLHWYHHILTAVYAFYSHPHTPGFNRYGIYLNFTVHAFMYSYYFLRSMKISLPGLGTIAKFITTLQIFQFVVSCAILVHIGYLVNIAGIPCDFDSNIFVLAMFMDTTYLILFINFFLQSYVLRGGKDKYKSVPADSKKKR
- a CDS encoding hypothetical protein (NECATOR_CHRIV.G16604.T2), producing the protein MALSTKFSYETPSNYLIYASGKDNVGKLIPCSLAKAAHICLFLRAWHVVRCLVVFLLSLRSLSLSVCLRKNRLVGTMEHPLVQRLTDVKFDTRRFLSLVTHGGKNFPDKEGRKWVADHFDITIQLSILYVVVVFGLRHIMRKREPFSLFVPLNIWNFTLAVFSIIGTIKLTPEFWNTLFDKGLQNSYCYAYDFTKDTVFIVLRKRPLMFLHWYHHILTAVYAFYSHPHTPGFNRYGIYLNFTVHAFMYSYYFLRSMKISLPGLGTIAKFITTLQIFQFVVSCAILVHIGYLVNIAGIPCDFDSNIFVLAILTYCVAAKTNISLCQQIRRRKDKITNGIFIVLSILWRLSEDLTMSYHSHHITSNVVLQVAMLTLIRSF